A region of Sulfurimonas sp. DNA encodes the following proteins:
- a CDS encoding Hcp family type VI secretion system effector — MDNPVFMSIEGSTQGNITEGATTPESVGNIYQNGHEDEAIVKAFTHNINIPRNTTTGQPTGQRTHNPLIVTKLIDKSSPLLYNALTKGETLKKVELKWYRTSYAGKPEHYYSMTLEDAVITNMDASMESQESASAAQVMPLEVVSFSYRKISWRHETASTSGEDDWRVGVGA, encoded by the coding sequence ATGGATAATCCAGTTTTTATGTCAATCGAGGGTAGCACACAAGGTAATATAACAGAAGGTGCAACAACACCAGAATCAGTAGGTAATATTTATCAGAATGGTCATGAAGATGAGGCGATAGTAAAAGCATTTACTCACAACATCAACATCCCACGCAATACGACTACAGGTCAGCCAACAGGTCAAAGAACTCATAACCCATTGATTGTTACTAAACTAATTGATAAGAGTTCACCACTTCTTTATAATGCACTAACTAAAGGTGAGACTTTAAAGAAAGTAGAACTTAAATGGTATAGAACTTCATATGCAGGTAAACCTGAGCATTACTACAGTATGACTCTTGAAGATGCTGTAATAACTAATATGGATGCATCAATGGAATCTCAAGAGAGTGCATCAGCGGCTCAAGTTATGCCTCTTGAAGTAGTATCTTTTTCTTACAGAAAGATTTCTTGGAGACATGAAACTGCTAGTACATCTGGAGAAGATGACTGGAGAGTAGGTGTAGGTGCGTAA
- the tssI gene encoding type VI secretion system tip protein TssI/VgrG gives MSQLASPMNSKIHQRISAQLKLSEYNQADSMMQGRDSYSVYELEGKSSILTGYEYKLTFISDEEINVEDIVDTETELHLRDETSPLNSKKIYGKIIEAKENGSVARKKLYQIKIVSPLHYLSLNQRYEVYQEMNIPDIISSIIAKYSVLLNIQLDVKIDTQTIPKRHTCTQYKQSDFEFIKMLCEEEGYILLIDASSNNPYTVTLCELNEHAPLNTEIIECTYNKVKTFSTSAQAQDYYENKKPSLDFSIQAGQVMHSHTFADNEVTSQLRSDIKKETLRDRLDKLDESLYKDLSRYAKIDAEQGFSQGIRVLGNSEELSVKDGVVLNLKDIKGHKNTQVIVLSVKYKATFPNALDEYAQVADDEQQAQYSVEFIAIPSDVIYRPEVITSKPRIHSIQTAIVSNTDKDTQKFANEIDVNERGEIKVIFHFDEKRPTSAYVPLSNIYSGDGYGVQFLPRVNSEVIVSFINGDIDRPIITGALHNGENRHPFNLPKEKTKSFIKTQTTPQYEDKEGYNELLFEDKQGEELLSLRAQNDYELNVLNNSNTHIANNKKTIIDNDLELTVQNDSTQTIGNDKKVNILGNEIKTIEKEQILTIKEDQEIHILKDSNSIINNNSFNVVQKDLIQRVKGFSTSFVEKDTQQKHLGSKYQQVGENLAIEVKKAYSLKAQTIKQAAKTIELDSAKGISLKVGGNVLTVDSSGIHFKTSNYDDNSANAGVTSKTVSIEDLKKPLYEKIRVIGMQTSISKQDKITQELIYTAKVEKYEDGTWSETTELNPTQTAQLKWYFIKNNDKQDRDILTNTPTDDEIEIDALIMKVKLQDDNIQHYGHAHCFVNSPEDETEGYGLSELKRQVNVVEVLGKNIVEPHSTQINYSVELNIDNPTKDEIKDLKVEIQEKDSSGKVTTIEEKVKDDLTVEHKLKAKKEDEPKLVEINIKVYPREYPKNTGETISYVRPTLEGEITNVSIDKPTQAFAKVVKPDEEIIIKANANIGEGTQIQLDIVTLLKNINEPKVCSFEEYVKNTEIQKTLTMQEIATMLSIDINDIQDIQAVVKHKDKEYKSNKTSIQRTLKSKLYKEDKVLNDIVEDIQKIVFKKGSKGNEVKLIQEALQKMKIDIGSDGIDAKLGNDGEQAVMTFQENYKATHNTHQYNQSKADGVVGKNTLLALDEALVEGWGYVSKCKIDIDTFIEKYSEIHKIWDSSNKTYLKRTLRTTSKLSLKKLITAILKFYTSSNKCSLAEISYMLATAKLETYNYLTGTLFEPISELGGDTYAAKMYDPILGKSTSRKSIALQLGNTVEGDGVKYKGRGFVQITGKNNYQKFKTLLNIDLVAHPEKALDWDTSFKIMIIGMRDGKFTGKKLSMYFTETSSDYYNARRIINGTDNANVIKKYAEEFEKCLKLSKS, from the coding sequence ATGTCACAACTAGCATCTCCCATGAACAGTAAAATCCACCAACGAATCTCAGCCCAACTAAAACTATCTGAATATAATCAAGCAGATTCTATGATGCAAGGAAGAGACTCCTATAGCGTATATGAACTAGAAGGTAAAAGTTCAATCTTAACTGGATACGAATATAAACTTACCTTCATAAGTGATGAAGAGATAAATGTAGAGGATATAGTAGATACAGAAACAGAGCTACACTTAAGAGATGAAACAAGCCCACTAAACTCTAAAAAGATATATGGAAAAATCATTGAAGCTAAAGAGAATGGAAGTGTAGCAAGAAAAAAGCTTTACCAAATAAAAATAGTATCCCCTCTACACTATCTTTCACTTAACCAAAGATATGAAGTTTATCAAGAGATGAATATACCTGATATCATTTCATCTATCATTGCAAAATATTCAGTACTACTAAATATTCAACTTGATGTAAAAATAGATACTCAAACTATACCAAAGCGTCATACTTGTACGCAGTATAAACAAAGTGACTTTGAATTTATTAAAATGTTGTGTGAAGAAGAAGGTTACATCCTTCTAATAGATGCATCTTCAAATAATCCATACACAGTTACCTTATGTGAACTAAACGAACATGCTCCACTAAATACAGAAATCATAGAATGTACATATAATAAAGTTAAAACATTTTCAACATCAGCACAAGCACAAGACTATTATGAAAATAAAAAGCCTTCCTTAGACTTCAGTATACAAGCAGGACAAGTAATGCATAGTCATACTTTTGCTGATAATGAAGTAACATCCCAATTACGCTCAGATATAAAAAAAGAGACTCTCCGTGATAGACTTGATAAACTAGATGAGTCTCTATATAAAGACCTCTCTCGTTATGCAAAGATAGATGCAGAACAAGGTTTTTCACAAGGTATTAGAGTTCTAGGAAACTCAGAAGAGTTAAGTGTTAAAGATGGAGTGGTTCTAAACCTAAAAGATATTAAAGGACATAAGAATACTCAGGTAATTGTTCTAAGTGTAAAGTATAAAGCAACATTTCCAAATGCCTTAGATGAGTATGCTCAAGTTGCAGATGATGAACAACAAGCACAGTACAGTGTAGAGTTTATAGCAATCCCAAGTGATGTTATATATAGACCAGAAGTAATTACCTCCAAACCACGAATCCACTCTATACAAACAGCAATAGTTTCAAATACAGATAAAGATACTCAAAAGTTTGCAAATGAAATAGATGTAAACGAAAGAGGAGAGATAAAAGTAATATTTCACTTTGATGAAAAGAGACCTACCTCTGCTTATGTACCACTCTCAAATATTTATAGTGGAGATGGCTATGGAGTACAGTTCTTACCTAGAGTTAACTCTGAAGTAATAGTAAGCTTTATAAATGGAGATATAGATAGACCAATAATAACGGGAGCTTTGCACAATGGAGAGAACCGACATCCATTTAACCTGCCAAAAGAAAAAACAAAGTCATTTATAAAAACCCAAACAACACCCCAATACGAAGATAAAGAGGGATATAATGAACTACTCTTTGAAGATAAACAAGGAGAAGAGTTACTAAGCCTAAGAGCACAGAATGATTATGAACTAAATGTACTAAACAATAGTAATACACATATAGCAAACAATAAAAAAACAATCATAGATAATGACCTAGAACTCACTGTCCAAAACGATTCAACCCAAACAATAGGAAATGATAAGAAAGTAAATATACTAGGTAATGAGATAAAGACAATAGAAAAAGAGCAGATACTAACAATCAAAGAAGACCAAGAGATACATATACTTAAAGACTCAAACTCTATTATTAATAATAACTCATTTAATGTTGTTCAAAAAGACTTAATACAAAGAGTAAAAGGTTTCTCTACCTCTTTTGTAGAAAAAGATACTCAACAAAAACACCTAGGTAGTAAATACCAACAAGTAGGAGAGAACTTAGCTATAGAAGTAAAAAAAGCATACTCCCTAAAAGCACAGACCATAAAACAAGCAGCAAAAACTATAGAGCTAGACTCAGCAAAGGGAATAAGCTTGAAAGTTGGAGGGAATGTTCTAACAGTAGATAGCTCAGGTATACACTTTAAAACATCAAACTATGATGATAACTCAGCAAACGCAGGAGTCACCTCAAAAACAGTTAGTATAGAAGACTTGAAAAAACCACTCTATGAAAAGATAAGAGTAATAGGAATGCAAACATCAATCTCTAAACAAGATAAGATTACACAAGAACTTATATATACAGCAAAAGTAGAAAAATATGAAGATGGAACATGGAGTGAGACCACAGAACTAAACCCAACACAAACAGCTCAACTAAAATGGTACTTCATAAAAAACAATGATAAGCAAGATAGAGATATATTAACAAACACACCAACAGATGATGAGATAGAGATAGATGCTCTCATAATGAAAGTAAAACTACAAGATGATAATATACAACACTACGGACATGCACACTGCTTTGTAAATAGCCCAGAAGATGAAACAGAGGGTTATGGACTAAGTGAACTAAAACGCCAAGTAAATGTAGTAGAAGTCTTAGGTAAGAATATAGTTGAACCTCACTCTACTCAAATAAACTATAGTGTTGAACTAAACATAGATAACCCAACAAAAGATGAGATAAAAGATTTAAAAGTAGAGATACAAGAAAAAGACTCTTCAGGTAAAGTAACAACTATAGAAGAAAAAGTAAAAGATGACCTTACAGTAGAACATAAACTTAAAGCAAAAAAAGAAGATGAACCTAAACTAGTAGAGATAAATATAAAAGTATACCCAAGAGAGTATCCAAAAAACACAGGAGAGACTATCTCTTATGTAAGACCTACACTTGAAGGTGAAATAACAAATGTTTCAATAGATAAACCAACACAAGCCTTCGCTAAAGTAGTAAAACCTGATGAAGAGATAATAATAAAAGCAAATGCAAATATTGGAGAAGGAACACAAATACAACTAGATATAGTCACTTTGCTAAAAAACATCAATGAACCTAAAGTATGTAGCTTCGAAGAGTATGTTAAAAACACAGAGATTCAAAAAACATTAACTATGCAAGAAATAGCAACAATGCTAAGTATAGATATAAATGATATACAAGATATACAAGCAGTAGTGAAACATAAAGATAAAGAGTATAAAAGTAATAAAACAAGTATACAAAGAACCCTAAAATCAAAACTCTACAAAGAAGATAAAGTTTTAAATGATATAGTAGAAGATATACAAAAGATAGTATTTAAAAAAGGTTCTAAAGGTAATGAAGTAAAACTTATACAAGAAGCTCTTCAAAAGATGAAAATAGATATAGGTAGTGATGGCATAGATGCTAAGTTAGGAAATGATGGAGAACAAGCAGTAATGACTTTCCAAGAGAACTATAAAGCAACACATAACACTCATCAATACAATCAAAGTAAAGCTGACGGAGTAGTAGGAAAGAACACACTACTTGCTTTGGATGAGGCTTTGGTTGAGGGGTGGGGGTATGTAAGTAAATGCAAGATAGATATTGATACTTTCATTGAAAAATATTCCGAAATTCATAAAATTTGGGATAGTTCTAATAAAACTTATCTAAAACGAACACTAAGAACAACTTCAAAATTATCATTAAAAAAATTGATTACTGCTATCTTAAAGTTTTATACTAGTTCAAACAAATGCTCTTTAGCAGAGATATCTTATATGTTGGCAACAGCAAAACTGGAAACATATAATTATCTAACTGGAACCTTATTTGAACCAATAAGTGAACTCGGTGGAGATACCTATGCAGCAAAGATGTATGATCCTATTTTAGGGAAGAGTACTTCACGTAAAAGTATTGCTCTTCAGTTAGGTAACACAGTTGAAGGAGATGGAGTTAAATATAAGGGCAGGGGATTTGTTCAAATTACTGGAAAAAATAATTATCAAAAATTTAAAACATTGTTAAATATTGATTTGGTTGCACACCCTGAAAAAGCACTTGATTGGGATACATCGTTTAAAATCATGATAATTGGAATGAGAGACGGTAAGTTTACTGGTAAAAAATTATCAATGTATTTTACGGAAACATCATCTGACTATTACAATGCTAGAAGAATTATTAACGGTACAGATAATGCAAATGTAATAAAAAAATATGCAGAGGAGTTTGAAAAATGTTTAAAATTATCAAAGTCATAA
- a CDS encoding tetratricopeptide repeat protein: MFKIIKVIIVFISLVSNLYSSYDIKLTNKGIESLSGILISDNIKLDEAMTYNYSIQNLEGVGLSILYEYYGQSKKQCYIPIYKKNSIYFLDVATCFEITIKTDKQGNIRPNWLGYRVKSKKTLLKSANIDSIINSENLIEKSIGYFKNDSFIFDNLMLVSNKGMILSSSHVFMKPIMSNGFAFIDLSMIEAKPSDLTPKEIENKLKSKNSSFYTKKVINDTLLKYELSKKNLIAYNNIAYYLEKAKAYPEAIYLLEKILKKYPNRTVAYINLGDAYWGLKNKEKAKQAYSTYIKQMKEKGKDRKIPKVVLERIK, encoded by the coding sequence ATGTTTAAAATTATCAAAGTCATAATAGTTTTTATATCTTTAGTAAGTAATTTATATTCTAGTTATGATATTAAATTAACAAATAAAGGGATAGAAAGTTTATCAGGTATTTTAATATCTGATAATATAAAGTTAGATGAAGCTATGACTTATAATTATTCCATTCAAAACCTTGAAGGGGTTGGGTTATCTATACTATATGAATATTATGGACAAAGCAAGAAGCAATGCTATATTCCAATATATAAAAAAAATTCTATATATTTCCTTGATGTAGCGACATGTTTTGAGATTACTATAAAAACAGATAAACAAGGAAATATCAGACCGAATTGGTTAGGATACAGAGTTAAATCTAAAAAAACTTTATTAAAATCAGCTAATATTGATTCTATTATTAATAGTGAAAATCTTATTGAAAAAAGTATTGGATATTTTAAGAATGATTCTTTTATTTTTGATAATTTAATGCTGGTATCTAACAAAGGTATGATATTAAGTTCATCACATGTTTTTATGAAACCTATCATGTCGAATGGATTTGCCTTTATTGATTTATCAATGATTGAAGCTAAACCTAGTGATTTAACACCAAAAGAAATTGAAAATAAACTAAAAAGTAAAAACAGTAGTTTTTACACAAAAAAAGTAATTAATGATACTTTATTAAAATATGAACTTTCGAAAAAAAATCTTATAGCATACAACAACATTGCCTACTACCTAGAAAAAGCAAAAGCCTATCCAGAAGCAATCTACCTCCTAGAAAAAATCTTAAAAAAATACCCAAACAGAACAGTAGCATACATAAATCTAGGAGATGCTTATTGGGGTTTAAAAAACAAAGAAAAAGCTAAACAAGCCTACAGTACATATATAAAACAGATGAAAGAAAAAGGTAAAGATAGGAAAATTCCAAAAGTTGTTTTAGAGAGAATAAAGTAA
- a CDS encoding type VI secretion system Vgr family protein, with product MSKLIYLNNTLNQKTKLHKTISAQLKLPEYNQADTMMQGRDSYSVYELEGKSSILTGYEYKLTFISDEEINVEDIVDTETELHLRDETSPLNSKKIYGKIIEAKENGSVARKKLYQIKIVSPLHYLSLNQRYEVYQEMNVPDIISSIIAKYSVLLNIQLDVKIDTQTIPKRHTCTQYKQSDFEFIKMLCEEEGYILLIDASSNNPYTVTLCELNEHAPLNTEIIECTYNKVKTFSTSAQAQDYYENKKPSLDFNIQAGQVMHSHTFADNEVTSQLRSDIKKETLRDRLDKLDESLYKDLSRYAKIDAEQGFSQGIRVLGNSEELSVKDGVVLNLKDIKGHKNTQVIVLSVKYKATFPNALDEYAQVADDEKQAQYSVEFIAIPSDVIYRPQVITSKPRIHSIQTAIVSNTDKDTQKFANEIDVNERGEIKVIFHFDEKRPTSAYVPLSNIYSGDGYGVQFLPRVNSEVIVSFINGDIDRPIITGALHNGENRHPFNLPKEKTKSFIKTQTTPQYEDKEGYNELLFEDKQGEELLRLRAQNDYELNVLNNSNTHIANNKKTIIDNDLELSVQNDSTQTIGNDKKVNILGNEIKTIEKEQILTIKEDQEIHILKDSNSIVNNNSFNVVQKDLTQRVKGFSTSFVEKDTQQKHLGSKYQQVGENLAIEVKKAYSLKAQTIKQAAKTIELDSAKGISLKVGGNVLTVDSSGIHFKTSNYDDNSANAGVTSKTVSIEDLKKPLYEKIRVIGMQTSISKQDKITQELIYTAKVEKYEDGTWSETTELNPTQTAQLKWYFIKNNDKQDRDILTNTPTDDEIEIDALIMKVKLQDDNIQHYGHAHCFVNSPEDETEGYGLSELKRQVNVVEVLGKNIVEPHSTQINYSVELNIDNPTKDEIKDLKVEIQEKDSSGKVTTIEEKVKDDLSVEHKLKAKKEDEPKLVEINIKVYPREYPKNTAETISYVRPTLEGEITNVSIDKPTQAFAKVVKPDEEIIIKANANIGEGTQIQLDIVTLLKNINEPKVCSFEEYVKNKEIQKTLTMQEIATMLSIDINDIQDIQAVVKHKDKEYKSNTVKIVQYEIKALYFSVQGSKLQGTNVPLGAKVDVIAHGTSNTTATIEVLVNKKPFKVLKDGQEVTSFDVVFDERGYSSTEVELRVKSDEEFKTLINRFSPQIGRNIITEPLALKAKISKNNYYKSLETDDTNTIGLNHYQTYIKEATIIDPKNGKVHAKLKVKQDGENVIFMDSMTGELIATAPLDNIVSSMGNINNGLGGLTKGMEYVDGTFATTNTKGVNLKHYSNSWGGNQYVKTYGMSAVSKGIGRGTLVLSVVIGGYQINSAYENDTVEIKKHYNQNPSKIEKIGQHTEQQIGSTVLGFAGGVVTSIIAVIALPVTAGVLLTVGTFVVVGGIVGWALSEAGDAGVELIQETKGSTIINDYPLHKHLEGH from the coding sequence ATGTCTAAACTCATTTACTTAAATAACACTCTAAACCAAAAAACCAAACTCCATAAAACAATCTCAGCCCAACTAAAACTACCTGAATATAATCAAGCAGATACTATGATGCAAGGAAGAGACTCCTATAGCGTATATGAACTAGAAGGTAAAAGTTCAATCTTAACTGGATACGAATATAAACTTACCTTTATAAGTGATGAAGAGATAAATGTAGAGGATATAGTAGATACAGAGACAGAACTACACTTAAGAGATGAAACAAGCCCACTAAACTCTAAAAAGATATATGGAAAAATCATTGAAGCTAAAGAGAATGGAAGTGTAGCAAGAAAAAAGCTTTACCAAATAAAAATAGTATCACCTCTACACTATCTTTCACTTAACCAAAGATATGAAGTTTATCAAGAGATGAATGTACCTGATATCATTTCATCTATCATTGCAAAATATTCAGTACTACTAAATATTCAACTTGATGTAAAAATAGATACTCAAACTATACCAAAGCGTCATACTTGTACACAGTATAAACAAAGTGATTTTGAATTTATTAAAATGTTGTGTGAAGAAGAAGGTTACATCCTTCTAATAGATGCATCTTCAAATAATCCATACACAGTTACCCTATGTGAACTAAACGAACATGCTCCACTAAATACAGAAATCATAGAATGTACATATAATAAAGTTAAAACATTTTCAACATCAGCACAAGCACAAGACTATTATGAAAATAAAAAGCCTTCTTTAGACTTCAATATACAAGCAGGACAAGTAATGCATAGTCATACTTTTGCTGATAATGAAGTAACATCCCAATTACGCTCAGATATAAAAAAAGAGACTCTCCGTGATAGACTTGATAAACTAGATGAGTCTCTGTATAAAGACCTCTCTCGTTATGCAAAGATAGATGCAGAACAAGGATTCTCACAAGGTATTAGAGTTCTAGGAAACTCAGAAGAATTAAGTGTTAAAGATGGAGTAGTTCTAAACCTAAAAGATATTAAAGGACATAAAAATACTCAGGTAATTGTTCTAAGTGTAAAGTATAAAGCAACATTTCCAAATGCCTTAGATGAGTATGCCCAAGTTGCAGATGATGAAAAACAAGCACAGTACAGTGTAGAGTTCATAGCAATCCCAAGTGATGTTATATATAGACCCCAAGTAATTACCTCCAAACCACGAATCCACTCTATACAAACAGCAATAGTTTCAAATACAGATAAAGATACTCAAAAGTTTGCAAATGAAATAGATGTAAACGAAAGAGGAGAGATAAAAGTAATATTTCACTTTGATGAAAAGAGACCTACCTCTGCTTATGTACCACTCTCAAATATTTATAGTGGAGATGGCTACGGCGTACAGTTCTTACCTAGAGTTAACTCTGAAGTAATAGTAAGCTTTATAAATGGAGATATAGATAGACCAATAATAACGGGAGCTTTGCACAATGGAGAGAACCGACATCCATTTAACCTGCCAAAAGAAAAAACAAAGTCATTTATAAAAACCCAAACAACACCCCAATACGAAGATAAAGAGGGATACAATGAACTACTCTTTGAAGATAAACAAGGAGAAGAGTTACTAAGACTAAGAGCACAGAATGATTATGAACTAAATGTACTAAACAATAGTAATACACATATAGCAAACAATAAAAAAACAATCATAGATAATGACCTAGAACTCTCTGTCCAAAACGATTCAACCCAAACAATAGGAAATGATAAGAAAGTAAATATACTAGGTAATGAGATAAAGACAATAGAAAAAGAGCAAATACTAACAATCAAAGAAGACCAAGAGATACATATACTTAAAGACTCAAACTCTATTGTTAATAATAACTCATTTAATGTTGTTCAAAAAGATTTAACACAAAGAGTAAAAGGTTTCTCTACCTCTTTTGTAGAAAAAGATACTCAACAAAAACACCTAGGTAGTAAATACCAACAAGTAGGAGAGAACTTAGCTATAGAAGTAAAAAAAGCATACTCCCTAAAAGCACAGACCATAAAACAAGCAGCAAAAACTATAGAGCTAGACTCAGCAAAGGGAATAAGCTTGAAAGTTGGAGGAAATGTTCTAACAGTAGATAGCTCAGGTATACACTTTAAAACATCAAACTATGATGATAACTCAGCAAACGCAGGAGTCACTTCAAAAACAGTTAGTATAGAAGACTTGAAAAAACCACTCTATGAAAAGATAAGAGTAATAGGAATGCAAACATCAATCTCTAAACAAGATAAGATTACACAAGAACTTATATATACAGCAAAAGTAGAAAAATATGAAGATGGAACATGGAGTGAGACCACAGAACTAAACCCAACACAAACAGCTCAACTAAAATGGTACTTCATAAAAAACAATGATAAGCAAGATAGAGATATATTAACAAACACACCAACAGATGATGAGATAGAGATAGATGCTCTCATAATGAAAGTAAAACTACAAGATGATAATATACAACACTACGGACATGCACACTGCTTTGTAAATAGCCCAGAAGATGAAACAGAGGGTTATGGACTAAGTGAACTAAAACGCCAAGTAAATGTAGTAGAAGTCTTAGGTAAGAATATAGTTGAACCTCACTCTACTCAAATAAACTATAGTGTTGAACTAAACATAGATAACCCAACAAAAGATGAGATAAAAGATTTAAAAGTAGAGATACAAGAAAAAGACTCTTCAGGTAAAGTAACAACTATAGAAGAAAAAGTAAAAGATGACCTAAGCGTAGAACATAAACTTAAAGCAAAAAAAGAAGATGAACCTAAACTCGTAGAGATAAATATAAAAGTATACCCAAGAGAGTATCCAAAAAACACAGCAGAGACTATCTCTTATGTAAGACCTACACTTGAAGGTGAAATAACAAATGTTTCAATAGATAAACCAACACAAGCCTTCGCTAAAGTAGTAAAACCTGATGAAGAGATAATAATAAAAGCAAATGCAAATATTGGAGAAGGAACACAAATACAACTAGATATAGTCACTTTGCTAAAAAACATCAATGAACCTAAAGTATGTAGCTTCGAAGAGTATGTTAAAAACAAAGAGATTCAAAAAACATTAACTATGCAAGAAATAGCAACAATGCTAAGTATAGATATAAATGATATACAAGATATACAAGCAGTAGTGAAACATAAAGATAAAGAGTATAAAAGTAATACTGTAAAAATCGTACAATATGAAATTAAAGCTTTATATTTTTCTGTACAAGGCTCAAAACTTCAAGGGACAAATGTACCTTTAGGTGCTAAAGTAGATGTTATAGCACATGGAACAAGTAATACTACAGCTACAATAGAAGTGCTTGTTAATAAAAAACCATTCAAAGTTTTAAAAGATGGACAAGAAGTTACGAGCTTTGATGTTGTATTTGATGAGAGAGGGTACTCTTCTACAGAAGTAGAGTTACGAGTAAAAAGTGATGAAGAGTTTAAAACACTCATAAATAGATTTTCTCCACAAATAGGAAGAAATATAATAACAGAACCACTAGCACTTAAAGCAAAGATTTCAAAAAATAACTACTATAAATCATTAGAAACTGATGATACAAATACTATAGGTCTTAACCATTATCAAACATATATAAAAGAGGCTACAATAATAGACCCTAAAAATGGTAAAGTTCATGCAAAATTGAAAGTGAAACAAGATGGTGAGAATGTAATATTTATGGATAGCATGACAGGAGAACTTATTGCTACTGCACCATTAGATAATATTGTAAGTTCAATGGGTAATATTAATAACGGTCTTGGTGGACTGACAAAGGGTATGGAATATGTTGATGGAACATTTGCCACAACAAATACTAAAGGGGTAAATCTTAAACATTATAGTAATAGTTGGGGTGGTAATCAGTATGTGAAGACTTATGGGATGTCGGCTGTAAGTAAAGGAATAGGTAGAGGTACATTAGTATTAAGTGTAGTAATAGGTGGTTATCAAATTAACTCAGCTTATGAGAATGACACAGTAGAAATAAAAAAACATTACAACCAAAACCCTAGTAAAATAGAAAAAATAGGACAACATACAGAGCAACAAATAGGAAGTACTGTTTTAGGATTTGCAGGGGGAGTAGTAACTAGTATTATAGCTGTTATCGCACTTCCTGTTACTGCTGGGGTGTTGTTAACAGTTGGTACTTTTGTTGTAGTCGGTGGAATAGTTGGTTGGGCATTATCAGAAGCTGGAGATGCGGGAGTAGAGTTAATTCAAGAGACTAAAGGTAGTACGATAATAAATGATTATCCACTACATAAACATTTAGAAGGACATTAA